In Urechidicola croceus, a single window of DNA contains:
- a CDS encoding T9SS type A sorting domain-containing protein, whose translation MKQTLLFILLGVIFNINLSAQNCPTINGNLPTDVYYMSFNTGPVELDYPEQIQILGTDKVGDPVIITYSISQTFTNGVDYYVDYAFPSIQPWTGVKIDPNNFSVDFGLGNGECSFVGQVLPVDEIKLIDNVGVYPNPVKRGQYITVNNFYSKEIGVTIYSLTGKVVSTNKTTFDKNIQMNISHLNEGIYLVKISSENETITKKLVVTH comes from the coding sequence ATGAAACAAACATTACTTTTTATACTCTTAGGAGTAATTTTTAATATTAATTTATCAGCGCAAAATTGCCCAACAATAAATGGAAATCTTCCAACTGATGTATATTATATGTCATTTAATACAGGGCCTGTTGAATTAGACTATCCTGAACAAATACAAATTTTAGGAACTGATAAAGTTGGAGACCCAGTAATAATTACATATTCCATTTCACAAACATTTACTAATGGTGTGGATTATTATGTAGATTATGCATTTCCTTCTATTCAACCTTGGACTGGAGTTAAAATTGACCCAAATAATTTTTCAGTTGATTTTGGTTTAGGTAATGGTGAGTGTAGTTTTGTAGGTCAAGTTTTACCAGTAGATGAGATAAAACTTATAGATAATGTAGGAGTATATCCAAACCCAGTTAAAAGAGGGCAATATATTACAGTAAATAATTTTTATTCTAAAGAAATTGGAGTTACTATATATAGTTTAACAGGAAAGGTAGTAAGTACAAATAAAACTACATTTGATAAAAATATTCAAATGAATATTTCTCATTTAAATGAAGGGATTTATTTAGTGAAAATCTCTAGTGAAAACGAAACTATAACAAAAAAATTGGTTGTAACTCATTAA
- a CDS encoding T9SS type A sorting domain-containing protein, with translation MKKQLLSFIFCFVLIFSITAQDCPPLDSGISVDYFSFNIGDQNPDDYPNPLVIQGTDEFGEVCSISYVKVGVFNSGTIHVQYANPSPQPWTGTQIDINNFLVDFGLESGECIYVNMVLDIENINIFDSIDVYPNPVKKGQIIYISNGKLENISIKMYDLTGKMVVGVRNSEQNIVELNTSKLNSGIYLLKIELGSTVMSKKIIISN, from the coding sequence ATGAAAAAACAATTACTTTCTTTTATTTTTTGCTTTGTACTTATTTTTAGTATTACAGCACAAGACTGTCCACCACTAGATTCGGGGATTAGTGTAGATTATTTTTCTTTTAATATAGGGGATCAAAATCCAGATGATTATCCAAATCCATTAGTTATTCAAGGTACTGATGAGTTTGGTGAAGTATGTAGTATTTCTTATGTTAAAGTTGGAGTTTTCAATAGTGGAACAATACATGTACAATATGCAAATCCATCTCCACAACCATGGACAGGTACACAAATAGATATTAATAATTTTCTTGTAGATTTTGGTTTGGAATCAGGTGAATGTATTTATGTCAATATGGTTTTAGATATTGAAAATATAAATATTTTTGATTCTATTGATGTTTACCCAAATCCAGTAAAAAAGGGTCAGATTATTTATATTTCAAATGGAAAATTAGAAAACATTTCTATTAAGATGTATGATTTAACTGGTAAAATGGTCGTGGGTGTAAGGAATTCTGAGCAAAACATTGTTGAATTAAATACCAGTAAATTAAACTCTGGAATTTACTTATTAAAAATTGAATTGGGAAGCACAGTTATGTCCAAAAAAATTATAATATCTAATTAA
- a CDS encoding COX15/CtaA family protein codes for MNIRFPKIVKLCLISLYLIFLAGSVVRMTGSGMGCPDWPKCFGYYVPPITEGQLLWHPNHQYKKGVVIIKDKILLVAQTDFKTTLNYDETNWKPYEKHSYAKFNVFHTWTEYINRLASVLSGFFFLFLIVGSIKFWKKKKIITILSFLAFLLMLFEAWLGKTVVDSVLSPSIITVHMVVGLIIVAILLKLTHLVDNDKRVAKKTDKLFTNILWLATIFSLIQIALGTQVRQYVDEQVKLLGFENKALSLLAPDLKFYIHRSFTILIVLVNFWLYYRNKKLGLNFKRLNWILILLVIEALSGVLMYYVDFPIGTQTIHLLFGVFLFSIQFYLILESVNDLKTDS; via the coding sequence ATGAATATACGCTTTCCTAAGATAGTCAAACTTTGTTTAATTTCATTGTATTTAATTTTTTTAGCAGGTTCTGTAGTAAGAATGACAGGTTCAGGAATGGGTTGTCCTGATTGGCCAAAATGTTTTGGTTATTATGTACCGCCAATCACTGAAGGGCAGTTGCTTTGGCATCCAAATCATCAGTATAAAAAGGGAGTGGTTATAATTAAAGATAAAATTTTGTTGGTTGCTCAAACTGATTTTAAAACCACTTTGAATTATGATGAAACAAACTGGAAGCCCTATGAAAAACATAGTTACGCAAAGTTTAATGTGTTTCATACTTGGACAGAATACATAAATAGATTGGCTTCAGTCTTATCAGGGTTTTTCTTTTTATTCTTAATAGTTGGATCGATTAAATTTTGGAAGAAAAAGAAAATTATAACAATTCTTTCATTTTTAGCATTTCTACTAATGTTATTTGAGGCCTGGTTAGGAAAAACAGTAGTAGATTCGGTATTAAGTCCATCTATAATTACAGTTCACATGGTTGTAGGTCTAATTATAGTTGCAATTTTATTAAAATTAACACACCTTGTTGATAATGATAAAAGAGTTGCTAAAAAAACAGACAAACTATTCACAAACATTCTATGGCTAGCAACAATATTTTCTTTAATACAAATTGCCTTAGGAACTCAAGTAAGACAATATGTTGATGAACAAGTAAAATTATTAGGATTTGAGAATAAAGCGTTGAGTTTGTTAGCTCCAGACTTAAAGTTTTACATTCATCGTTCATTTACAATTTTAATTGTGTTAGTAAATTTCTGGTTGTACTATAGGAATAAAAAATTAGGATTAAACTTTAAAAGGTTAAATTGGATTTTAATTTTATTAGTAATTGAAGCATTAAGTGGTGTTTTGATGTATTATGTAGATTTTCCAATTGGTACCCAAACAATTCATTTATTGTTCGGCGTATTTTTATTCAGCATTCAGTTCTATTTAATTCTAGAAAGTGTAAATGATTTAAAAACTGACAGTTAA
- a CDS encoding heavy-metal-associated domain-containing protein — protein sequence MKAMKYFVALTLLLVLFACKNETKVVSENSNETETRIAKKENLQNMEVSIEGMTCAIGCAKLIESKVHKLEGVTFSKVNFENKLGQFTFDSNIISAEEIEKNINGVAGGELYKVSSNNIVKEFHKLVEVK from the coding sequence ATGAAAGCAATGAAATATTTTGTGGCGTTAACTTTATTGTTGGTGCTATTCGCATGTAAAAATGAAACTAAAGTAGTTAGTGAAAATTCTAACGAAACTGAAACGAGAATTGCTAAAAAAGAAAACCTTCAAAATATGGAAGTTAGTATTGAAGGAATGACTTGTGCTATAGGTTGTGCTAAGTTAATTGAATCTAAAGTTCATAAATTAGAAGGCGTTACTTTTTCAAAAGTAAATTTTGAAAATAAGTTAGGTCAATTCACATTTGATAGTAATATAATTTCAGCAGAAGAAATTGAGAAGAACATTAATGGAGTTGCTGGAGGCGAATTGTATAAGGTTTCAAGTAATAATATTGTTAAAGAATTTCACAAACTAGTTGAGGTTAAATAA
- a CDS encoding DMT family transporter — translation MNSNQLKWFYLIILSIIWGSSFILIKKGLIGLTPLQLGALRIIITGFILLLFGLKNLKTIEKSKWKWIIISGLLGTFFPAFLFSFAETEVDSAVASILNSLVPLNTILFGFAIFKITTTTRQTFGVIIGFIGTAILIASGKSLNPDQNYFFAGFIILATVMYAINVNIIKKYLQQEKPLTIAVGNFAVIIIPAFIILLFSNFFSKATFENEHLYKSIVYVAVLSTFGTALAKVMFNKLVQISTPVFASSVTYVMTIVAVSWGLLDGEKLGLIQIIGGIVILLGVYLSNRK, via the coding sequence ATGAACAGCAATCAACTTAAGTGGTTTTATTTAATTATCCTTTCCATTATTTGGGGGAGTTCATTTATCCTTATTAAAAAAGGCTTAATTGGCCTAACTCCATTACAATTAGGCGCATTACGCATAATTATTACTGGGTTTATTTTGCTCCTATTTGGTTTAAAAAATTTAAAAACTATTGAAAAATCAAAATGGAAATGGATAATAATCTCTGGGCTTTTAGGAACATTTTTTCCTGCATTTCTTTTTTCTTTTGCAGAAACTGAGGTTGATAGCGCAGTGGCTTCAATTTTAAATTCATTAGTTCCACTTAACACTATATTATTTGGTTTTGCAATTTTCAAAATCACTACAACAACACGACAAACTTTTGGGGTAATTATAGGTTTTATAGGAACTGCTATTTTGATTGCTAGTGGAAAATCATTAAACCCTGATCAAAATTATTTTTTTGCTGGATTTATTATTCTTGCAACTGTTATGTATGCAATTAATGTTAATATAATTAAAAAATACTTGCAACAAGAAAAACCATTGACAATTGCTGTTGGAAATTTTGCCGTAATTATTATCCCTGCATTTATAATTTTACTTTTTTCAAATTTCTTTTCTAAAGCCACATTTGAGAATGAGCACCTATACAAATCAATTGTTTATGTTGCGGTTCTTTCAACTTTTGGAACTGCATTAGCTAAAGTAATGTTCAACAAATTGGTCCAAATATCAACACCTGTATTTGCGTCATCGGTAACATATGTTATGACTATTGTTGCTGTTTCTTGGGGTTTATTGGATGGAGAAAAACTTGGTTTGATTCAAATTATTGGTGGAATTGTTATTCTTTTAGGAGTCTATCTTTCAAATAGAAAATAA
- a CDS encoding M16 family metallopeptidase, giving the protein MKNKIFYAIIVSLLIIGCKSTQDSTSNKKDSQTVFDINVQPEAGPAPTINLGKPKSFELPNGMKVLVVENHKLPRVSATLTIDNGPLFEGDIAGVSSLTGQILGSGTTTMSKDDFNEEIDFLGANVSFSSQGASMSSLSKYFPKVLGLMADGALNPTFTQEEFDSQQNQLVEGIKVNEKDVSTVAGQVQGALVYGKNHPKGEFVTTETAANVTLDDVKSFYNKYYNPNNAYLIIIGDVNFNDVKSLVTSNFSKWKKGETINYTIPKVTNVTQPEINFIDMPNAVQSNISITNSVNLKKADPDYYAALLANRILGGGGDARLYNNLRETNGFTYGAYSSIGNDHETATRFNAFAKVRNEVTDSSVVEFLKEIKRIRMDLVSDAELKQAKAAYVGSFVRALEQPSTAARYALNIETEDLPADYYEDYLKNINAVSAEQVKAAANKFFKEDNLRIIIVGKGKDVIPALEKLPYSINYFDKEGNPTEKPDLGSKIADGVTMNSVLQKYIEAIGGIDKIKAVRSIVTSYEGSSPMGTIGMVEKRLNDKFAQVTSVNGNPMMGIIATQTEMFMKQGGNKIPLPPTFLEDTKPTLGTFYELAILNNPSAKLVGIEKVDGKDAYKIELKGNAMSAASFYDVETGLKLKETSEIDMGGQIQTSEVNFSDYKDVNGILFANKKSTELGPQVVEMFLKEAFIDTGVTDADFE; this is encoded by the coding sequence ATGAAAAATAAAATATTTTACGCTATTATAGTATCGTTATTAATAATTGGATGTAAATCTACTCAAGATAGTACATCAAATAAAAAAGATTCTCAGACAGTTTTTGATATAAATGTCCAACCTGAGGCAGGTCCTGCTCCAACTATTAATTTAGGTAAGCCAAAGTCATTTGAATTACCGAATGGAATGAAAGTTTTGGTTGTTGAAAATCATAAGTTACCTAGGGTATCGGCCACATTAACTATAGATAATGGACCGTTATTTGAAGGTGATATCGCTGGTGTTTCTAGTTTAACTGGACAAATATTAGGAAGCGGAACAACTACTATGTCTAAAGATGATTTTAATGAAGAAATTGATTTTTTAGGTGCAAATGTATCATTTTCAAGTCAAGGAGCAAGTATGAGTTCTTTATCTAAATATTTCCCTAAAGTTTTAGGTTTAATGGCAGACGGAGCACTAAATCCGACATTTACTCAAGAAGAATTTGATAGTCAACAAAATCAACTTGTTGAGGGAATTAAAGTAAATGAAAAGGATGTATCTACAGTTGCAGGTCAAGTTCAAGGAGCTTTAGTGTATGGTAAAAATCATCCTAAAGGAGAATTTGTTACTACAGAAACTGCTGCTAATGTGACTCTTGATGATGTAAAATCATTTTACAATAAATATTATAATCCTAATAATGCTTATTTAATTATTATTGGTGATGTTAATTTTAATGACGTAAAAAGTTTAGTAACATCAAATTTCAGTAAATGGAAAAAAGGAGAAACTATTAACTATACTATTCCTAAAGTTACTAATGTTACTCAGCCAGAAATTAATTTTATTGATATGCCAAATGCTGTTCAATCAAATATTTCAATAACTAATTCTGTGAACTTAAAAAAAGCAGATCCAGATTATTATGCTGCTTTACTAGCTAATAGAATTTTAGGTGGTGGAGGTGATGCTAGACTATATAATAATTTGAGAGAAACTAACGGATTTACTTATGGTGCGTATTCAAGTATTGGAAATGATCATGAAACAGCAACAAGATTTAATGCATTCGCTAAAGTAAGAAATGAAGTTACAGATAGTTCTGTAGTTGAATTTTTAAAGGAGATTAAAAGAATTCGTATGGATTTAGTATCTGATGCTGAATTAAAACAAGCAAAGGCAGCATATGTTGGTAGTTTTGTTAGGGCTCTAGAGCAACCGTCAACAGCGGCTCGATACGCTTTAAATATAGAAACAGAAGATTTACCTGCAGATTATTATGAGGATTATTTAAAAAATATTAATGCAGTAAGCGCTGAGCAGGTTAAAGCGGCAGCAAATAAATTTTTCAAAGAAGATAATTTAAGAATTATTATAGTTGGTAAAGGTAAAGATGTGATTCCAGCATTAGAAAAATTGCCTTATTCGATTAACTATTTTGACAAAGAAGGAAACCCTACAGAAAAACCTGATTTAGGATCAAAAATTGCAGATGGTGTAACGATGAATTCTGTTCTTCAAAAGTACATTGAAGCAATTGGTGGAATTGATAAAATTAAAGCAGTAAGATCAATTGTTACAAGTTACGAAGGTAGTTCGCCAATGGGAACTATTGGTATGGTTGAAAAACGTTTGAATGATAAATTTGCTCAAGTAACTTCAGTAAATGGCAATCCAATGATGGGGATTATAGCAACTCAAACGGAAATGTTTATGAAGCAAGGTGGAAATAAAATTCCTCTTCCTCCAACATTTTTAGAAGATACAAAGCCAACATTAGGGACGTTTTATGAATTGGCAATTCTAAATAATCCTAGTGCTAAATTGGTAGGCATTGAAAAGGTTGATGGAAAAGATGCTTATAAAATCGAGTTGAAAGGTAATGCAATGTCAGCAGCAAGTTTTTATGATGTCGAAACTGGTTTGAAATTAAAAGAAACTTCTGAAATTGATATGGGAGGTCAGATTCAGACATCTGAAGTGAATTTTTCAGATTATAAAGATGTAAATGGAATTTTATTTGCAAATAAAAAATCTACTGAATTAGGTCCACAGGTAGTAGAAATGTTTTTAAAGGAAGCGTTTATAGATACTGGTGTAACTGATGCAGATTTTGAATAG
- a CDS encoding M16 family metallopeptidase — protein MKNYAILFVCFLWTILTINAQQVDFEEYDLDNGMHVILHQDNNAPVVTVSTYYHVGSKDENPERTGFAHFFEHLLFEGTKNIPKGEWDKILTSNGGTGNATTNQDRTYYYEVFPSNQLALGLWMESERLRHPIIGQVGVDTQNEVVKEEKRMRVDNAPYGQWVSQVFKNLFKEHPYKWSVIGSMEHLDAATLEEFQAFNKKYYMPNNCTLVVAGDINIKEAKILIQNYFGGIPRGEEFERINIKEEPITETIEATFEDPNIQIPAIFSVYRTPSSKERDAYVLNMISSVLTSGKSSRLYKKLVDEKKKALEVAAFNYSLEDYGAYIVLALPLGDISLDDLLAEMDEEILKIQTELISERDYQKLQNKFENQFVNSNSSVQGIASSLSDYYVINGDTNLINTEIEIYRSITREEIREVAKKYLNPNQRLELKYLPKSKEIASNEK, from the coding sequence ATGAAAAATTATGCAATTTTATTTGTTTGTTTTTTATGGACAATTTTGACTATAAATGCACAGCAAGTAGATTTTGAAGAGTACGATTTAGACAACGGAATGCATGTTATTTTACATCAAGATAATAATGCACCAGTTGTAACAGTCTCGACTTATTATCATGTTGGTTCAAAAGATGAAAATCCAGAAAGGACAGGGTTTGCTCACTTTTTTGAACACTTGTTATTTGAAGGGACAAAAAACATTCCTAAAGGTGAATGGGATAAAATTTTAACTTCAAATGGTGGGACTGGAAATGCAACAACTAATCAAGATAGAACTTACTATTATGAAGTTTTTCCATCAAATCAATTGGCTTTAGGTTTGTGGATGGAATCTGAAAGATTGAGACACCCTATTATTGGACAGGTTGGTGTTGACACTCAAAATGAAGTTGTAAAAGAAGAAAAAAGAATGAGGGTTGACAATGCTCCTTATGGACAATGGGTAAGTCAAGTGTTTAAAAATTTATTTAAAGAGCACCCTTATAAATGGTCAGTGATTGGCTCAATGGAGCATCTTGATGCTGCAACTTTAGAAGAATTTCAAGCATTTAATAAAAAGTACTATATGCCTAACAACTGTACCTTAGTTGTTGCTGGGGATATAAATATAAAAGAGGCAAAAATATTAATTCAAAATTATTTTGGGGGTATTCCAAGAGGTGAAGAATTTGAAAGAATAAATATTAAGGAAGAGCCAATAACCGAAACTATAGAAGCTACTTTTGAAGATCCAAATATTCAAATACCAGCAATATTTTCAGTTTATAGAACACCTTCAAGCAAAGAAAGAGATGCGTATGTGTTAAATATGATTTCTTCAGTTTTAACTAGTGGTAAAAGTTCTCGTTTGTATAAAAAATTGGTTGATGAAAAGAAAAAAGCATTAGAAGTAGCTGCCTTCAATTACTCATTAGAAGATTATGGTGCATATATTGTTTTAGCTTTACCATTAGGTGATATCTCTTTAGATGATTTATTGGCTGAAATGGACGAAGAAATTTTAAAAATTCAAACTGAACTTATTTCAGAAAGAGACTATCAAAAATTGCAAAACAAATTTGAAAATCAATTCGTAAATTCAAATTCAAGTGTTCAGGGAATTGCCAGTTCATTATCTGATTATTATGTAATTAACGGAGATACAAATCTTATTAATACTGAAATTGAAATTTACAGATCAATTACTCGAGAAGAAATTAGAGAAGTTGCAAAGAAATACTTAAATCCAAATCAACGTCTTGAATTAAAATATTTACCAAAATCTAAAGAAATTGCATCAAATGAAAAATAA
- the rplU gene encoding 50S ribosomal protein L21, with translation MYAIVEIAGQQFKVAKDQKVFVHRLKGEEGSKVTFDNVLLVDNGSVTVGAPAIEGAAVTAKILSHLKGDKVIVFKKKRRKGFRKKNGHRQSFTQIQIEGIATSGAKKAAPKKEAVKTENPAAKKAAPKAAKADDLRKVEGIGPKIAGIFAEAGIDTFAKLGKADVEKLKEILAAAGPRYASKNPTTWPQQAQLAADGKWDELKELQDNLNGGV, from the coding sequence ATGTACGCAATTGTAGAGATAGCAGGGCAGCAATTTAAAGTAGCAAAAGACCAAAAGGTATTTGTTCATCGTTTAAAAGGAGAAGAGGGATCAAAGGTAACTTTTGATAACGTTCTTTTAGTAGACAATGGATCAGTAACAGTTGGCGCCCCAGCTATAGAAGGAGCAGCAGTGACTGCCAAAATCCTTAGCCACTTAAAAGGTGACAAGGTAATCGTTTTCAAAAAGAAACGTAGAAAAGGATTTAGAAAAAAGAATGGTCATAGACAATCTTTTACTCAAATTCAAATTGAAGGTATTGCAACTTCAGGTGCTAAAAAAGCAGCCCCAAAGAAAGAAGCGGTAAAAACCGAAAATCCAGCGGCAAAAAAAGCAGCTCCAAAAGCAGCTAAAGCTGATGACTTAAGAAAAGTTGAAGGTATTGGACCTAAAATTGCAGGAATTTTTGCAGAAGCAGGAATTGACACTTTTGCTAAACTTGGAAAAGCAGATGTTGAAAAATTAAAAGAAATTTTAGCTGCAGCAGGACCACGTTACGCGTCTAAGAATCCAACTACTTGGCCTCAACAAGCACAATTAGCTGCTGATGGTAAGTGGGATGAATTAAAAGAATTACAAGATAACTTAAATGGTGGTGTTTAA
- the rpmA gene encoding 50S ribosomal protein L27, with translation MAHKKGVGSSKNGRESESKRLGVKIFGGQAAIAGNIIIRQRGTTHNPGENVYMGKDHTLHAQVDGVVKFQKKRDNKSYVSIVPFEA, from the coding sequence ATGGCTCATAAGAAAGGTGTCGGAAGTTCGAAGAATGGTAGAGAATCAGAATCGAAACGTTTAGGTGTAAAGATATTTGGTGGACAAGCAGCAATTGCTGGTAACATCATTATCCGTCAAAGAGGAACTACACATAATCCAGGAGAAAATGTATACATGGGGAAAGACCATACATTACATGCTCAAGTTGATGGTGTTGTAAAATTCCAAAAGAAAAGAGATAATAAATCATATGTTTCTATAGTACCTTTTGAGGCTTAA
- a CDS encoding 3-deoxy-D-manno-octulosonic acid transferase, whose protein sequence is MFNKKIKLFIGGRKETFEKLNSEINSDDKVIWIHCASLGEFEQGRPIIEKIKQKYTNHKIVLTFFSPSGYEVRKNYDGADVVCYLPLDTKSNAKKFLNAIHPDIAIFVKYEFWPNILKALKERNVETILVSGIFRKDQAFFGPFGGWMRKSLKSFSHFFVQDENSQKLLAGIGIQDVIISGDTRFDRVNEIRQQNNHLDFIEEFKQEKLTFVAGSTWKEDEQLIVDYINNKASKEEKFIIAPHNINPKEIKELQNSLNKKTVLFSEKEPQDLKEFQVFIIDTIGILTKIYSYANIAYVGGGFETGLHNILEPATFGVPIIIGPKYDKFREAVELVNEGGCFVVYTKDEFNSQLKELFTDENDRTKKGEITKSFINQNIGATKKVLEYIDSKIF, encoded by the coding sequence TTGTTCAATAAAAAAATCAAACTTTTTATTGGAGGTAGAAAAGAAACATTTGAAAAATTGAATTCAGAAATAAATTCAGATGATAAAGTAATTTGGATTCACTGTGCCTCACTTGGTGAGTTTGAACAAGGCAGGCCAATTATTGAAAAAATTAAACAAAAATATACCAATCATAAAATTGTATTGACGTTTTTTTCTCCATCAGGATATGAAGTAAGAAAAAATTATGATGGCGCTGATGTTGTTTGTTATTTGCCTTTAGATACGAAATCAAATGCAAAAAAGTTTCTAAATGCTATTCATCCAGATATAGCCATTTTTGTCAAATATGAGTTTTGGCCGAATATTCTTAAAGCATTAAAAGAAAGAAATGTAGAAACAATCTTGGTTTCAGGAATTTTTAGAAAAGATCAAGCGTTTTTTGGACCATTCGGTGGCTGGATGCGAAAATCATTAAAATCCTTTTCACACTTTTTTGTTCAAGATGAAAATTCTCAAAAGTTATTGGCAGGAATTGGAATACAAGATGTAATTATAAGTGGTGATACTCGTTTTGATCGAGTAAATGAAATCAGACAACAAAATAATCACCTTGATTTTATTGAAGAATTCAAACAAGAGAAACTAACATTTGTAGCCGGTAGTACTTGGAAAGAAGATGAACAATTAATTGTTGATTATATTAATAATAAAGCATCAAAAGAAGAAAAGTTTATTATTGCCCCACACAATATCAACCCAAAAGAAATAAAAGAATTACAAAACTCCTTAAATAAAAAAACAGTTTTATTTTCTGAAAAAGAACCTCAAGACTTAAAGGAATTTCAAGTTTTTATAATTGATACTATAGGAATTCTAACCAAGATATATAGTTATGCAAATATTGCTTATGTAGGCGGAGGATTTGAAACTGGTTTGCATAATATTTTAGAACCAGCAACATTTGGTGTACCTATTATTATTGGCCCCAAGTACGATAAATTTAGAGAAGCAGTTGAATTGGTAAATGAAGGTGGATGCTTTGTAGTATATACTAAAGATGAGTTTAACAGCCAGTTGAAAGAATTATTTACTGATGAAAATGATCGAACGAAAAAAGGAGAAATAACAAAGAGTTTCATCAATCAAAACATTGGCGCAACTAAAAAAGTACTTGAATATATAGATTCTAAAATTTTCTAA
- a CDS encoding VOC family protein → MNLNQVTIPSINVNNAVKFYEKLGFKLIVDSTPRYVRFEVPDGEATFSIHSVNKLPNGQGITLYFECDNLDDKVTELKQKGINFTLLPTDQKWLWREAHLNDLDGNSLILYFAGDNRKNPPWKIN, encoded by the coding sequence ATGAATTTAAATCAAGTTACCATACCTTCAATAAATGTCAATAATGCGGTTAAGTTTTATGAAAAACTAGGATTCAAATTAATTGTTGATTCTACACCACGGTATGTTCGTTTTGAAGTTCCTGATGGAGAAGCAACCTTTTCAATTCACAGTGTAAATAAATTACCAAACGGACAAGGAATTACATTGTATTTTGAATGTGATAATTTGGATGATAAAGTAACTGAATTAAAACAAAAAGGCATTAACTTTACGCTTTTACCAACCGACCAAAAATGGTTGTGGCGAGAAGCACATTTAAATGATTTGGATGGAAATTCACTCATTTTATATTTTGCAGGAGATAATAGAAAAAATCCACCGTGGAAAATCAATTAG
- the moaA gene encoding GTP 3',8-cyclase MoaA has product MENQLVDSFGRKISYLRLAVTDRCNLRCQYCMPAHGIDIVDRKELLTYKEMYRITRVLSELGVNKVRLTGGEPFVRRDFIKFLEMLDFNDLLDEINITTNGALISQHIEKIQTLKVKSINLSLDSLNRHKFAEITRRDVFDDVHNTLEKLEESDIHLKLNMVVQSGINTDEIIDFIELTKYKNIDVRFIEEMPFNGVGQKDVKETWDYNKILQNIEQKYSSIDKLVDEKSSTSRNFKVNNYAGTFGIIPAFTRTICGDCNRIRITATGLFKNCLFDDGVFNVRDFIRNDASNDDLKNLFISTIAKKPKDGFVAEQNRGTNVSESMSTIGG; this is encoded by the coding sequence GTGGAAAATCAATTAGTAGACAGTTTTGGAAGAAAAATTTCATACTTACGATTGGCAGTAACTGATCGTTGCAACTTGCGTTGTCAATACTGTATGCCTGCTCACGGAATTGATATTGTTGATCGAAAGGAATTATTGACTTACAAAGAAATGTATCGTATTACACGTGTTTTGAGTGAATTAGGTGTAAATAAAGTGCGTTTGACTGGTGGAGAACCATTTGTGAGAAGAGATTTTATCAAGTTCCTGGAAATGTTAGATTTTAATGATTTGTTGGATGAAATAAATATCACTACAAATGGAGCATTAATTTCTCAACATATAGAAAAGATTCAAACACTGAAGGTTAAATCTATCAACTTGAGTTTGGATAGTTTAAATCGGCATAAATTTGCAGAAATTACTCGTAGAGACGTGTTTGATGATGTGCATAATACTCTTGAAAAATTAGAAGAAAGTGATATTCATTTGAAATTGAATATGGTGGTACAGTCAGGTATTAATACTGATGAAATTATTGATTTTATAGAGTTGACAAAGTATAAAAATATAGATGTGCGTTTTATTGAAGAAATGCCTTTCAATGGTGTTGGTCAAAAAGATGTAAAAGAAACTTGGGATTATAATAAAATTCTCCAAAATATAGAGCAAAAATATAGTAGTATAGATAAATTAGTAGATGAAAAATCATCTACTTCGCGTAATTTTAAAGTTAATAATTATGCTGGTACATTTGGAATCATTCCTGCGTTTACAAGAACTATTTGTGGTGATTGTAATCGAATTAGAATTACCGCGACAGGATTGTTTAAAAACTGTTTATTTGATGATGGTGTTTTTAATGTTCGTGATTTTATCCGAAACGATGCAAGTAACGATGATTTAAAAAACTTATTTATTTCAACAATTGCAAAAAAACCAAAAGACGGATTTGTTGCTGAACAAAATAGAGGTACAAACGTGTCAGAAAGCATGTCTACTATTGGTGGATAG